In Sulfuricurvum sp., the following proteins share a genomic window:
- a CDS encoding transglutaminase-like domain-containing protein, with amino-acid sequence MENLGIKIIILTLFGLFLYREIIRSAALHSAQSASVKSKASFINLLIVGSVVVLFVYTGMQITFIETRDLRPYVPKHSNDIVTPFDKGSIELNGMVIKTNLAHKGELTALADRLTQGCNGNDGCEAQKLFDYVTHIPYRTDYTSRNALEVIRTNWGDCDDKTNLFASLLNERGIDYRFVYVRHHVFVVVHIDDTSEIPFLNARLRINGKDYYYAETTVDGSRIGEFNGQFPYSFEGIYDIKNDKEVDRREVSFRMG; translated from the coding sequence ATGGAAAATCTCGGAATAAAGATCATCATTTTGACGCTATTTGGTCTATTCCTCTATCGTGAGATCATCCGTTCAGCCGCTTTGCATTCTGCTCAATCTGCTTCCGTTAAATCCAAAGCCAGTTTTATAAACCTTTTAATCGTTGGAAGCGTTGTGGTTCTTTTTGTCTATACAGGGATGCAAATCACGTTTATTGAAACGCGCGATCTTCGCCCATATGTTCCTAAACATTCAAATGACATTGTCACTCCCTTTGACAAAGGGAGTATTGAACTCAATGGAATGGTGATAAAAACCAATCTGGCCCATAAAGGTGAGCTCACTGCATTAGCCGACAGACTCACACAAGGATGCAATGGCAATGATGGATGCGAAGCTCAAAAACTGTTTGATTATGTCACCCATATCCCTTACAGAACGGACTATACCAGCCGCAATGCACTGGAAGTCATTCGAACCAACTGGGGTGATTGTGATGATAAAACAAATCTCTTTGCATCATTGCTCAATGAAAGAGGGATCGATTATCGATTTGTTTACGTCCGCCATCATGTCTTTGTCGTTGTTCATATTGACGATACATCCGAAATTCCCTTTCTCAATGCCAGACTTCGTATCAATGGCAAAGATTACTACTATGCCGAAACAACAGTCGATGGTAGCCGCATCGGCGAGTTCAATGGTCAGTTTCCCTATAGTTTTGAGGGTATTTATGATATTAAAAACGATAAAGAGGTGGACAGAAGAGAAGTCAGTTTTAGAATGGGATAA
- the pgm gene encoding phosphoglucomutase (alpha-D-glucose-1,6-bisphosphate-dependent) encodes MSIHPNAGKQVPKSELVNVPRLITEYYMQKPNVHDKEERISFGTSGHRGSSLLNSFNEMHILAVTQAVCDYREHAGIRGILFMGMDTHPLSYPAQMSALQVLSANGVQVRIAQAGGYTPTPVISHAILTHNTQVGAPLCDGIVITPSHNPPTDGGFKYNPPHGGPADSDVTDWIESRANAIMENAMADVKKYPLDEALNADNIVEYDYMTPYVEDLQNVVDMEAIAKSGIHIGADAMGGSGMAYYTAIKERYGLNMQVFNNTLDSTFSFMHCDKDGKVRMDCSSPYAMAGLVAMKEDFDIAFGNDTDFDRHGIVTKSMGLMNPNHYLSVAINYLATHRPEWKKDLGIGKTLVSSSMIDRVAGALDKKVIEVPVGFKWFVDGLTEGKIFFGGEESAGASFLRKDGRVWSTDKDGIILALLAAEILAVTKRDPGEHYQELTQKFGNPIYSRIDAPADAAQRAILKKLSPEDVKESYLAGEPIEMILTKAPGNGASIGGLKVVTHNGWFALRPSGTEPIYKIYAESFIGQDHLNTILNEAQSMVAKLF; translated from the coding sequence ATGAGCATCCATCCCAATGCCGGAAAACAAGTCCCTAAATCGGAACTGGTAAATGTTCCCCGTTTAATCACCGAGTACTACATGCAAAAGCCCAATGTCCATGACAAAGAGGAAAGAATCAGTTTCGGAACTTCCGGGCATCGCGGGTCGTCATTGTTGAACAGTTTCAATGAAATGCATATTTTGGCGGTCACTCAAGCGGTGTGTGATTATCGCGAACACGCAGGGATCCGAGGAATTTTATTTATGGGGATGGATACCCATCCTCTCTCCTACCCCGCACAGATGAGTGCATTGCAGGTTCTGAGTGCCAACGGAGTACAGGTTCGAATTGCCCAAGCAGGAGGCTATACACCGACACCGGTCATTTCCCATGCTATTTTGACCCATAATACTCAAGTGGGAGCGCCGCTGTGTGACGGGATTGTTATCACACCCTCGCACAATCCTCCGACGGACGGCGGATTCAAATACAATCCTCCGCATGGGGGTCCGGCGGACAGTGATGTTACCGATTGGATCGAATCACGCGCTAACGCCATTATGGAAAACGCAATGGCGGACGTCAAAAAATATCCTCTGGATGAGGCATTGAATGCTGACAATATCGTCGAATACGACTATATGACTCCTTACGTCGAAGACCTTCAAAATGTCGTTGATATGGAAGCGATCGCCAAATCCGGAATCCACATCGGGGCCGATGCGATGGGAGGGTCAGGAATGGCCTATTACACCGCGATTAAAGAGCGCTACGGACTGAATATGCAAGTCTTCAACAACACGCTCGACTCTACATTCTCATTTATGCATTGTGATAAAGACGGAAAAGTGCGTATGGACTGTTCGTCCCCGTATGCCATGGCGGGTCTGGTCGCGATGAAAGAGGATTTTGATATCGCATTCGGAAATGACACCGATTTTGACCGCCACGGGATCGTCACCAAAAGCATGGGGTTGATGAACCCGAACCACTATCTCAGTGTCGCGATCAACTATCTGGCTACGCATCGTCCGGAGTGGAAAAAAGATTTAGGGATCGGGAAAACATTGGTCAGCAGTTCGATGATCGATCGGGTTGCCGGCGCATTGGATAAAAAGGTGATCGAAGTTCCGGTCGGATTTAAGTGGTTTGTCGATGGACTCACCGAAGGAAAAATCTTTTTCGGAGGAGAAGAGAGCGCGGGTGCTAGCTTTTTACGTAAAGACGGAAGGGTCTGGAGTACCGATAAAGACGGGATCATCCTTGCCCTCCTCGCAGCAGAAATTCTTGCCGTTACCAAACGCGACCCCGGTGAACATTACCAAGAGTTGACGCAAAAGTTCGGAAATCCGATCTATTCGCGGATCGATGCACCTGCGGATGCCGCGCAGCGCGCCATCTTGAAAAAACTTTCTCCCGAAGATGTAAAAGAAAGCTATCTTGCCGGTGAACCGATCGAGATGATTCTGACCAAAGCTCCGGGCAACGGCGCTTCCATCGGCGGGCTCAAGGTTGTCACTCATAACGGATGGTTTGCCCTCCGTCCTTCCGGGACTGAGCCTATCTATAAAATCTATGCAGAAAGCTTCATCGGCCAGGATCATTTAAATACGATCCTCAATGAAGCACAGTCCATGGTAGCAAAACTGTTTTAA
- a CDS encoding DUF1294 domain-containing protein, which produces MKPFLFLFLLLNLVTFGIFGFDKLLARLNRNRISEKTLLALAIAGGSVGALFAQKLFRHKTRKFQYRIWVILLSQFVIFEALWYFSPILLQSAKHLWIQ; this is translated from the coding sequence ATGAAACCATTTTTATTCTTATTTCTTCTTCTCAATCTTGTTACGTTCGGTATATTCGGTTTTGATAAATTACTTGCACGTTTAAATCGCAATCGCATCAGTGAAAAAACCCTCCTTGCCTTGGCAATAGCAGGAGGAAGCGTAGGCGCCCTCTTCGCTCAAAAACTGTTTCGTCATAAAACACGTAAATTCCAATATCGAATTTGGGTTATTTTACTTAGTCAGTTCGTTATTTTTGAAGCACTTTGGTATTTTTCTCCTATACTGCTCCAGAGCGCCAAACACTTATGGATACAATAG